From Chryseobacterium sp. IHB B 17019, one genomic window encodes:
- a CDS encoding amidohydrolase family protein, whose product MIIDSHVHFWNFDLVRDAWITENMAVIRKDFLPEDFSLYLNENNVEGCIAVQADQSKEETSFLVNLAKENPFIKGVVGWIDLTSENLEALLQNYQSEKLIKGFRHIAEGEEIGFLLQKNILNGIAALHQYGYTFDILLKQSQLSDAVKLSEKLPDQPFILDHCGKPDLKTNDLKDWKLNIAELAQNPNVYCKISGLLTQGNWNNIDEKVIFETLDFIFSQFGIKRAVFGSDWPVMLLGGNYALWLELISKYVGRFSKEEQQLFFSKNAVRFYKL is encoded by the coding sequence ATGATTATTGATTCTCACGTACATTTTTGGAATTTTGATCTGGTTCGGGATGCCTGGATTACTGAAAATATGGCTGTGATTCGGAAAGACTTTCTGCCGGAAGATTTTTCTTTATATTTAAATGAAAATAATGTTGAAGGTTGTATTGCAGTTCAGGCTGATCAGAGTAAGGAAGAAACTTCTTTTCTGGTAAATTTAGCAAAAGAAAATCCGTTTATTAAAGGTGTTGTCGGCTGGATTGATTTGACTTCTGAAAACTTAGAAGCATTACTTCAAAATTATCAGTCTGAAAAGCTGATCAAAGGTTTCAGACATATCGCGGAAGGAGAAGAAATCGGCTTTTTACTGCAAAAAAATATACTCAACGGAATTGCTGCGCTTCATCAATATGGCTATACTTTCGATATTTTATTGAAACAAAGTCAGCTTTCTGACGCAGTCAAACTTTCGGAGAAATTACCAGATCAGCCCTTTATTTTAGATCATTGCGGAAAACCTGACCTTAAAACAAATGATTTAAAAGACTGGAAACTTAACATTGCAGAACTTGCCCAAAATCCTAATGTTTATTGCAAAATTTCAGGACTTTTGACACAAGGAAACTGGAATAATATTGATGAAAAAGTAATTTTTGAAACTTTAGATTTCATTTTTTCGCAATTTGGAATTAAACGGGCAGTTTTCGGAAGCGATTGGCCTGTGATGTTATTAGGTGGAAATTATGCTTTGTGGCTGGAATTAATTTCAAAGTATGTAGGTCGGTTTTCAAAAGAAGAGCAACAACTTTTTTTCTCCAAAAATGCAGTGAGATTTTACAAATTATAA
- a CDS encoding aspartate kinase: protein MKIFKFGGASVKDAESVKNVSLVIKSQGFAKCLLVISAMGKTTNELEKVVELYFKKDNYQTEIEKIKRKHIEIAEGLFPENHAVFAEINLFFDDIDSFLRRNKSPNYDFVYDQVVSSGEMISTKIVSEYLNEIQFTNQWLDARDYIKTDNSYREGVVDWAKTEEFISNLNKEICYVTQGFIGSDNNNFTVTLGREGSDYSAAIFAYCLNADAMTIWKDVPGVMTGDPRKFQDVSLLSHISYEEAIEMAYYGASVIHPKTLQPLQQKNIPFYVKSFIDPTKEGTKVGASDKNLSEESYILKENQTLLKISTRDFSFIAEDHMSLIFGYLSKYKIKVSLMQNSAISLALCLEDKFHTIDELNEELQKVFKTEVVKNVSLFTVRNAKMDNIDKFYQEKSVLLEQISKNTLQMVTQ, encoded by the coding sequence ATGAAAATTTTCAAGTTTGGTGGAGCATCGGTAAAGGATGCTGAAAGCGTAAAAAATGTGTCTTTGGTTATAAAAAGCCAGGGATTTGCCAAGTGTTTGCTAGTAATTTCAGCAATGGGCAAAACGACTAATGAGTTGGAAAAAGTGGTAGAACTTTATTTCAAGAAGGATAATTATCAAACTGAAATTGAAAAGATAAAACGAAAACACATCGAAATCGCGGAAGGTTTATTCCCTGAAAATCATGCAGTTTTTGCGGAAATTAATTTATTTTTCGATGATATAGACTCTTTTTTAAGAAGAAACAAATCTCCGAATTACGACTTTGTATACGACCAGGTGGTGAGCAGCGGCGAAATGATTTCCACTAAAATTGTGAGTGAATATTTGAATGAAATCCAGTTTACCAATCAATGGTTAGATGCCAGAGATTATATAAAAACAGACAATTCTTACAGAGAAGGAGTTGTAGACTGGGCAAAAACTGAAGAATTTATTTCTAATTTAAATAAGGAAATCTGCTACGTTACCCAAGGATTCATAGGTTCTGATAATAATAATTTCACGGTGACTTTAGGAAGAGAAGGTTCCGACTACTCTGCTGCGATTTTCGCTTATTGTCTGAATGCAGATGCGATGACAATCTGGAAGGACGTTCCGGGAGTAATGACGGGGGATCCCCGAAAATTCCAAGATGTGAGCCTTCTTTCGCATATTTCTTATGAAGAAGCGATTGAAATGGCGTATTACGGAGCCAGTGTTATTCACCCGAAAACTTTGCAGCCACTTCAGCAAAAAAACATTCCTTTTTACGTAAAATCTTTCATTGATCCTACAAAAGAAGGAACAAAAGTGGGTGCTTCAGACAAAAACCTAAGTGAAGAATCTTATATTTTAAAAGAAAATCAGACGCTGCTGAAAATCTCAACCAGAGACTTTTCTTTCATCGCTGAAGACCATATGAGTTTAATTTTCGGGTATTTATCCAAATATAAAATCAAAGTTTCTTTGATGCAGAATTCTGCAATTTCACTAGCTTTATGTTTGGAAGACAAATTCCATACGATAGACGAGCTAAATGAGGAACTGCAGAAAGTATTCAAAACAGAAGTAGTAAAAAATGTATCTTTATTTACAGTAAGAAATGCTAAAATGGATAACATTGATAAATTTTACCAGGAAAAAAGTGTATTATTGGAGCAAATTTCGAAGAATACACTTCAAATGGTAACACAATAA
- a CDS encoding alpha/beta hydrolase → MAVYILSNRKIVRHKGERVDSFSKDEYSIPNFRIAKCNFDSYKEPTAPAKKKKDYTNRNILDYKLFSEPEKQGYQDVLDVLLTEKGIKESTLTANNLGGTQKMFYELYKNMSSTKDRSDVLIFIHGYAYDFDDELKAILDLKKLFIDNPVSPVEHILFVSWPASSSIIPLTYFDDKASSINSGSSLMRLFYFYTQFLKDIFSNRDLVPCSQRIHIMAHSMGNRVLQSMLYSLKRENILRVIDQVLLLNSDVSYKVFEDNEDSFNKLPLLANRISIYLNRKDLILGISQFTKNILTPRLGKNGPSNIEPFKDIVSVIDCTFVEDNLLDTLKFEVGNHWGYLSSSLVQSDIFQNLYGVDRNLINNRLKNSENFFTIIS, encoded by the coding sequence ATGGCTGTCTATATTCTAAGCAATCGGAAAATTGTTCGTCATAAAGGTGAAAGAGTAGATTCTTTTTCCAAAGACGAATACTCCATTCCTAATTTCAGAATTGCGAAATGTAATTTTGATTCCTATAAAGAACCGACTGCCCCAGCCAAAAAGAAAAAGGATTATACCAACCGGAATATTCTTGATTACAAGCTTTTTTCCGAACCCGAAAAACAAGGATATCAGGACGTTTTGGATGTTTTATTAACCGAAAAAGGAATTAAAGAATCCACTTTAACGGCAAATAATTTGGGAGGAACCCAGAAAATGTTTTATGAATTGTATAAAAACATGTCATCTACAAAGGACAGAAGTGATGTTTTGATATTTATTCATGGATATGCTTATGATTTTGATGATGAATTAAAAGCAATTCTTGACCTTAAAAAATTATTTATTGATAATCCGGTATCGCCTGTAGAGCATATTCTGTTTGTAAGCTGGCCGGCTTCCAGCAGTATCATTCCGCTGACCTATTTTGATGATAAGGCATCAAGTATTAATTCCGGAAGCTCATTAATGAGATTATTTTACTTCTATACTCAATTTTTAAAGGATATTTTTTCGAACCGTGACCTTGTTCCCTGCAGTCAGAGAATTCATATTATGGCACATTCGATGGGAAACCGTGTGCTTCAAAGTATGCTGTACAGCCTGAAAAGGGAAAATATTCTGAGAGTAATTGACCAGGTTTTACTGCTGAATTCTGATGTTTCTTACAAAGTTTTTGAAGATAATGAAGACTCATTCAATAAACTTCCTTTACTGGCGAACAGGATTTCAATCTATTTAAACAGAAAAGATCTGATTCTTGGAATATCACAGTTTACAAAAAATATTTTAACGCCGAGGTTGGGGAAAAACGGTCCGAGTAATATTGAACCTTTTAAAGATATTGTCTCCGTTATCGACTGTACTTTTGTGGAAGATAACCTGCTGGACACATTGAAATTTGAAGTTGGAAATCACTGGGGCTATCTTTCCAGCTCACTGGTTCAGAGTGATATTTTCCAAAATTTGTATGGCGTGGATAGGAATCTTATTAACAACAGATTAAAGAATAGCGAAAATTTTTTCACAATTATCTCTTAA
- a CDS encoding terpene synthase family protein, with the protein MKNTQIMPTYPWPYIASPHRDSLQDEEIFWYDTDFTFMSKATREKYKRHGLASAAAYMSPTTTDLSRLRPITLLMIWMTLFDDYYEFCPKDKLEPIRDHIINIILGKQPDSDDIGLVRQAAQMVKELRTFMPDFWMERFANSFYRYVTYGLMEEIPYKLAKIKHYPPLAVLLPIREYSVAMHPYLDMLDVSLGFILSANLYNHPIIQRFRAITARLAVIQNDFASLEKEKALGAEVFNIVLVIQHEYKISLEEAINKSLHIHDEYVREMDALHAALPDFGPYHKNVDNYIFHMKLMLTGIGKWYQDVTERYTKFPIPEY; encoded by the coding sequence ATGAAAAACACTCAAATTATGCCTACTTATCCCTGGCCTTATATCGCCAGTCCGCACAGGGATTCATTACAGGATGAAGAAATTTTCTGGTATGATACTGATTTTACTTTTATGTCTAAGGCAACCCGTGAAAAATACAAGCGGCACGGCTTGGCATCAGCAGCAGCATATATGTCACCAACCACCACGGATTTGTCACGCTTAAGACCTATTACCCTACTTATGATTTGGATGACTCTCTTTGATGATTATTATGAATTTTGTCCTAAAGATAAACTTGAACCAATCCGAGACCATATCATTAATATAATTTTAGGTAAACAGCCTGATTCTGATGATATTGGACTGGTTCGCCAAGCTGCCCAAATGGTAAAAGAATTACGAACTTTTATGCCGGATTTTTGGATGGAGCGATTTGCAAATTCATTCTATCGTTATGTAACCTATGGCTTAATGGAGGAAATACCTTATAAATTAGCTAAAATAAAACATTATCCACCTTTGGCGGTCCTGCTCCCTATTCGGGAATATTCGGTCGCGATGCATCCTTATCTGGACATGCTGGATGTGTCATTAGGCTTTATATTATCAGCGAATTTATATAATCATCCTATCATTCAGCGGTTTAGAGCTATTACAGCACGGCTTGCTGTTATTCAAAATGACTTTGCTTCTTTAGAAAAAGAAAAGGCGTTGGGAGCCGAAGTTTTTAATATTGTACTTGTCATACAGCATGAATATAAAATTTCATTGGAAGAAGCCATTAACAAATCTCTTCATATCCATGATGAATATGTAAGGGAAATGGATGCCCTGCATGCCGCCCTTCCTGATTTTGGCCCTTATCATAAAAATGTTGATAATTATATTTTTCATATGAAATTAATGCTCACCGGCATAGGAAAATGGTACCAAGATGTGACAGAGCGTTATACGAAGTTTCCTATTCCGGAATATTAA
- a CDS encoding lysophospholipid acyltransferase family protein, with protein MSLISKNDLIKASGLSKIGFLKNPVASAVMSIAKINQVNRLYDKLKNKEGKDFFDSFVRERNLSYVAFEEDLAKIPKTGPFILVSNHPLGAIDGILMCKILSEVRPDFKVMGNFLLEKIKPMEPYVISVNPFENKKEAYSSSSGMRETLKHLQNGGCVGIFPAGEVSNKNNPYGEILDKDWEKPALKLIKMAKVPVVPMYFHAKNSRLFYQVSKIHPNLQTLMLPAEMMNDREKPIRIRIGRPIAVKAMDDMETIEELGEFLKRKVYMMKSYYEKRKSLAQSINLQNLSVKFPLLKEENIVQNIIDETPKEDILKDIRKLKGTDKMFFSNGNYEVYFTNYEEIPSIMREIGRQRELTFRAVGEGSNLPFDLDEYDKHYHHLFLWDNAEEKLVGAYRMALGREVMKKSGIKGFYTSSLFEFEQDIHPFFKKVIEMGRAYICQEYQQKPLPLFLLWRGIVHVCLRNPDHKFLMGGVSISNKFSEFSKSLMIEFMRSNYYDSAVAQYITPRNEYKVKLRDRDKNLFFDEMESDLNKLDKIIDDLEPELRLPVLIKKYIKQNAKVIAFNVDPNFNDAIDGLMYIRISDLPESTIKPVLEEMSDRIRNEQENNSAENQ; from the coding sequence ATGAGTTTAATTTCGAAAAATGATTTAATCAAAGCTTCCGGCTTAAGTAAAATAGGGTTTCTAAAGAATCCTGTGGCGTCTGCTGTAATGAGCATTGCTAAAATAAACCAAGTAAATAGATTATACGACAAACTAAAAAATAAGGAAGGTAAAGACTTTTTCGACTCATTTGTGAGAGAGAGGAACTTAAGCTATGTAGCTTTTGAAGAAGATTTGGCTAAAATCCCGAAAACGGGTCCTTTTATTCTGGTTTCGAACCATCCGCTGGGTGCAATTGACGGGATTCTGATGTGTAAAATCTTATCGGAAGTCCGCCCGGATTTCAAGGTAATGGGAAATTTCCTTTTGGAAAAAATCAAGCCGATGGAACCGTACGTGATATCCGTAAACCCATTTGAAAACAAGAAAGAAGCTTACAGCAGCTCATCCGGAATGCGCGAAACATTGAAGCATTTGCAGAACGGAGGCTGTGTAGGAATTTTCCCGGCCGGAGAAGTTTCCAACAAAAACAATCCTTACGGGGAAATATTAGATAAAGACTGGGAAAAACCGGCATTGAAGCTCATAAAAATGGCAAAAGTGCCGGTTGTTCCTATGTATTTCCATGCTAAGAACAGTAGATTATTTTATCAGGTTTCAAAAATCCATCCTAATTTGCAAACACTGATGCTTCCTGCAGAAATGATGAATGACAGGGAGAAGCCCATCAGAATACGGATCGGGAGACCCATTGCCGTAAAAGCAATGGATGATATGGAAACGATTGAAGAGCTGGGTGAATTCCTGAAGCGTAAGGTGTATATGATGAAATCTTACTATGAAAAAAGAAAATCACTTGCTCAAAGTATCAATCTTCAGAATTTATCGGTAAAATTTCCTTTGCTTAAAGAAGAAAATATCGTCCAGAATATTATTGATGAAACCCCAAAAGAAGATATTTTAAAAGATATCAGAAAGCTGAAAGGCACCGACAAAATGTTTTTCAGTAACGGAAATTACGAGGTTTATTTTACAAACTACGAAGAAATCCCTTCTATCATGAGGGAAATCGGGAGACAGAGAGAACTTACTTTCCGTGCGGTGGGTGAGGGCAGCAACCTTCCTTTTGACCTTGATGAATATGATAAACATTATCACCATCTTTTCCTTTGGGACAATGCTGAAGAAAAGCTGGTTGGGGCTTACAGAATGGCCCTGGGTAGAGAAGTGATGAAAAAATCCGGAATTAAAGGCTTTTACACAAGCTCTTTGTTTGAGTTTGAACAGGATATCCATCCATTCTTTAAGAAGGTAATTGAAATGGGGAGGGCTTATATTTGTCAGGAATATCAGCAGAAACCGCTTCCGCTTTTCCTTTTGTGGAGAGGAATTGTACATGTTTGTTTAAGAAATCCTGATCATAAGTTTTTGATGGGAGGCGTGAGTATTTCCAATAAATTTTCTGAGTTTTCGAAATCTTTAATGATTGAGTTCATGCGTTCAAATTACTATGATTCTGCTGTAGCTCAATACATTACACCAAGAAATGAATATAAGGTAAAGCTTCGCGACAGGGATAAAAACCTTTTCTTTGACGAAATGGAATCCGATCTGAACAAACTGGATAAAATAATCGACGACCTTGAGCCTGAACTTAGATTACCTGTTTTAATCAAAAAATATATCAAGCAAAACGCAAAAGTAATTGCCTTCAATGTAGATCCCAACTTCAATGATGCGATCGACGGGCTCATGTATATCAGAATCAGCGACCTTCCTGAAAGCACGATAAAGCCTGTATTAGAGGAAATGAGTGACAGGATAAGAAATGAACAGGAAAATAATTCGGCTGAAAATCAGTAG
- a CDS encoding o-succinylbenzoate synthase translates to MKAEYFKYLLQFKRPSGTSRGVLHEKETFILEISENGKKGIGECAVFRGLSFDDRPDYEEKLQWLCENIQEDSEFLKENLKEFPSIWLGYEQAVLNLKHGKNLYFPSDFTNGKIPIIINGLIWMGDINYMEEQIHEKLKNGFHCIKLKIGVDWKSEHEILQKLRQKFSKDKLELRVDANGGFNKEEAKIVLQQLADLDIHSIEQPIKAGNWQDMAELCAETPTAIALDEELIGIIDFNEKKKLLEVINPQYIILKPSLIGGFSGSDEWISLAEEQNIGWWITSALESNIGLNAIAQYTFTKNSKMPQGLGTGGLFTNNFDSQLALQGERLFFNE, encoded by the coding sequence ATGAAAGCAGAATATTTCAAATATTTATTACAATTCAAACGCCCGAGTGGAACATCTCGCGGCGTTTTGCATGAAAAAGAAACTTTTATTCTGGAAATTTCAGAAAATGGTAAAAAAGGAATAGGGGAATGTGCGGTTTTCAGAGGATTAAGTTTTGACGACCGACCAGATTATGAAGAAAAATTGCAATGGCTTTGTGAAAATATTCAAGAGGATTCTGAATTTTTAAAGGAAAATTTAAAGGAATTTCCATCAATTTGGCTAGGCTATGAGCAGGCTGTTTTAAATTTAAAACATGGTAAAAATCTTTATTTTCCAAGTGACTTTACCAATGGGAAAATTCCAATTATCATCAATGGACTGATCTGGATGGGTGACATCAATTATATGGAAGAACAGATTCATGAGAAATTGAAAAATGGCTTTCACTGTATTAAATTAAAAATCGGTGTCGACTGGAAATCCGAGCACGAAATCCTTCAAAAATTAAGACAAAAATTTTCAAAAGACAAGCTTGAATTGCGTGTTGATGCCAACGGAGGTTTCAATAAGGAAGAAGCGAAAATTGTTTTACAACAATTGGCAGATCTGGATATTCATTCCATTGAACAGCCCATAAAAGCAGGAAATTGGCAAGATATGGCAGAATTGTGCGCCGAAACTCCAACTGCAATTGCCTTGGATGAAGAATTAATAGGAATTATTGATTTTAATGAAAAGAAAAAGCTTTTAGAAGTCATAAATCCACAATATATTATTTTAAAACCGTCTTTAATAGGAGGTTTTTCCGGCTCAGATGAATGGATTTCCCTGGCAGAAGAACAAAATATCGGATGGTGGATAACTTCAGCCTTGGAAAGCAATATCGGACTGAATGCGATTGCTCAATATACATTTACGAAAAACAGCAAAATGCCACAAGGTTTAGGCACAGGCGGTTTGTTTACCAATAACTTTGACAGTCAATTGGCTCTACAGGGTGAACGGTTATTTTTTAATGAATAA
- a CDS encoding glutamine--tRNA ligase/YqeY domain fusion protein, whose product MEEEKKSLNFIEQIIEDDLANGLKRDQIRFRFPPEPNGYLHVGHTKAICINFGLGEKYNAPVNLRFDDTNPEKEEQEFVDSIMKDVEWLGFKWDKVLYASDYFQQLYDWAVQLIKEGKAYVDEQPSEVITEQRKNPTEPGVESPYRNRPVEESLDLFERMKNGEFEEGSMSLRAKIDMTSPNMNMRDPVMYRILKRPHHRTGTTWKIYPMYDWAHGESDYLEQVSHSLCSLEFENHRPLYNWYLEQVYDESKVAPKQREFARMNVSYMITSKRKLQRLIAENVVNGWDDPRMPTISGMRRKGYTAAAIRNFIERVGVAKRENLIELQLLEFCVREDLNKVAKRVMTVVDPIKLVIENYPEGQEEWLETENNPEQENAGTREIPFSRELYIEREDFKEEANNKFFRLKLGGEVRLKSAYIIKGERVEKDENGEITTIYATYDEKSKSGSGTEESLRKVKGTIHWVSAKHAIPVEIRNYDKLFTVEQPDAEKDVDFLNFINPESVSTVQGFAEPSLKDVAVGEPLQFQRIGYFTKDQDSTDTNLVFNRTVTLKDSYKPE is encoded by the coding sequence ATGGAAGAAGAAAAAAAATCACTCAATTTTATTGAGCAAATTATCGAAGATGATTTGGCAAACGGTCTGAAAAGAGATCAGATCCGTTTCCGTTTTCCGCCTGAACCAAACGGTTATCTGCATGTAGGTCACACCAAAGCGATCTGCATCAACTTCGGTTTGGGTGAAAAATACAATGCTCCCGTAAACCTTCGTTTCGACGATACGAACCCTGAAAAAGAAGAGCAGGAATTCGTAGATTCTATCATGAAAGACGTTGAATGGTTAGGTTTCAAATGGGATAAAGTGTTGTATGCCTCCGATTACTTCCAGCAGCTTTATGATTGGGCAGTTCAGTTGATCAAAGAAGGAAAAGCTTACGTTGATGAGCAACCGTCTGAAGTGATTACTGAGCAAAGAAAAAATCCTACAGAACCGGGTGTGGAATCTCCATACAGAAACCGTCCTGTTGAAGAGTCTTTAGATTTATTTGAAAGGATGAAAAACGGCGAATTTGAGGAAGGTTCAATGTCTCTTCGCGCAAAAATCGACATGACATCCCCAAATATGAATATGCGTGACCCTGTGATGTACAGAATTCTGAAAAGACCTCACCACAGAACGGGTACAACATGGAAAATTTATCCGATGTACGATTGGGCACATGGTGAATCTGATTATTTGGAGCAAGTTTCACATTCATTGTGTTCTTTGGAGTTTGAAAATCACAGACCGCTGTACAACTGGTACCTGGAGCAGGTTTATGACGAATCCAAAGTTGCACCGAAGCAAAGAGAATTTGCAAGGATGAACGTTTCTTATATGATCACTTCCAAAAGAAAACTACAAAGGTTAATCGCCGAAAATGTAGTAAACGGTTGGGATGACCCAAGGATGCCTACAATTTCCGGAATGAGAAGGAAAGGGTATACAGCTGCCGCTATCAGAAACTTTATTGAAAGAGTTGGGGTTGCAAAAAGGGAGAACCTTATTGAACTTCAGCTGTTGGAATTCTGCGTCCGTGAAGACTTAAATAAAGTCGCAAAACGTGTGATGACGGTTGTTGATCCAATTAAATTAGTCATTGAAAATTATCCTGAAGGACAAGAAGAATGGCTGGAAACGGAAAATAATCCTGAACAGGAAAATGCAGGAACAAGAGAAATTCCGTTCTCAAGGGAATTATATATTGAGCGTGAAGATTTTAAAGAAGAAGCTAATAATAAGTTTTTCAGATTAAAATTAGGTGGCGAAGTCCGTTTAAAATCTGCTTATATCATCAAAGGTGAAAGGGTAGAAAAAGATGAAAACGGTGAAATTACCACGATTTATGCTACTTACGATGAAAAATCCAAGTCGGGAAGTGGAACTGAGGAAAGTTTAAGAAAAGTAAAAGGTACGATTCATTGGGTGTCTGCAAAACATGCGATTCCTGTCGAAATCAGAAATTATGATAAACTTTTCACTGTGGAACAGCCTGATGCTGAGAAAGATGTAGATTTCTTAAACTTCATCAACCCGGAATCTGTGTCAACAGTTCAAGGTTTCGCTGAACCTAGCTTAAAAGATGTGGCAGTTGGAGAACCTCTTCAATTCCAGAGAATTGGCTATTTCACGAAGGATCAGGATTCTACGGATACCAATTTGGTGTTCAATCGTACTGTGACGTTAAAAGACTCTTATAAGCCGGAGTAG
- a CDS encoding SDR family oxidoreductase, with the protein MNLNLDHKIIIVSGGAKGIGNAIAKILAEEKAFPIIIGRNEDDNKKAIQEIQDLGGKADFVTAELSQPDECKKAIDEVVRKYGKIDGIVNNAGVNDGVGLENGSYEGFMASYHKNVVHYYLLAHHALPYLKESKGSIVNIGSKTAETGQGGTSGYAAANGARNALTREWAVELLPYSIRVNAIIVAEAWTPLYQSWISTFENPDEKLKSITSKIPFEKRMTTSEEIANMAAFLLSERSSHTTGQLIHVDGGYVHLDRSLE; encoded by the coding sequence ATGAACCTAAATCTTGACCATAAAATAATCATCGTAAGCGGCGGTGCAAAAGGCATCGGAAATGCTATTGCGAAAATCTTAGCTGAAGAAAAAGCATTCCCGATAATCATCGGCAGAAACGAAGACGACAACAAAAAAGCCATTCAGGAAATCCAGGATCTTGGAGGAAAAGCGGATTTTGTTACCGCCGAACTTTCCCAACCTGATGAATGTAAAAAAGCCATCGATGAAGTCGTTAGAAAGTACGGAAAAATTGATGGTATTGTCAATAATGCCGGTGTAAATGATGGAGTAGGTCTGGAAAATGGTTCATATGAAGGATTCATGGCATCCTATCATAAAAATGTTGTACATTATTATCTTTTGGCGCATCACGCACTTCCTTATCTTAAAGAAAGTAAAGGTTCAATCGTGAATATTGGAAGTAAAACGGCAGAAACCGGGCAAGGCGGTACGTCAGGTTATGCCGCCGCAAATGGTGCCAGAAATGCTCTGACAAGAGAATGGGCGGTCGAACTTTTACCTTACAGTATCCGTGTCAATGCCATTATTGTCGCTGAAGCGTGGACACCTCTTTACCAATCGTGGATTTCGACTTTTGAAAATCCGGATGAAAAACTAAAAAGCATTACATCAAAAATACCATTCGAAAAGCGCATGACAACCTCCGAGGAAATTGCTAATATGGCAGCATTTCTGCTATCGGAAAGATCTTCACATACAACAGGACAATTGATTCATGTAGATGGCGGATATGTGCATCTGGACAGGAGTTTGGAGTAG
- the fbp gene encoding class 1 fructose-bisphosphatase, translating to MSDQPLQTLGEFLIDKQDDFQYSTGEFSRLLSAIRLASKVVNREVNKAGIADIIGKAGNENIQGEEQQKLDVIANDIFITALSQREVVCGIASEENDDFIDIKCGENGHLSKYVVLIDPLDGSSNIDVNVSVGTIFSIYRRVTEPGTPVQLEDFLQKGVNQIAAGYVIYGSSTMIVYTTGNGVNGFTLDPSLGTYYLSHPNMKFPKTGKIYSINEGNYIKFPQGVKNYLKYCQMEEGDRPYTSRYIGSLVADFHRNMLKGGIYIYPSYSQAPNGKLRLLYECNPMAFLAEQAGGKATDGFRRILEVEPTELHQRIPFFCGSVDMVEKAEEFMRIDSVK from the coding sequence ATGTCAGATCAGCCATTACAGACTTTGGGAGAATTTCTTATTGACAAGCAGGACGATTTTCAATATTCCACGGGTGAATTTTCTCGTCTTTTAAGCGCAATAAGATTAGCTTCGAAGGTCGTAAACAGGGAAGTGAATAAAGCCGGAATTGCAGATATTATAGGAAAAGCGGGCAATGAAAATATACAGGGAGAGGAACAGCAAAAGCTTGACGTAATCGCCAACGATATCTTTATTACAGCCTTGTCTCAACGAGAGGTGGTTTGCGGGATTGCTTCTGAGGAAAATGATGATTTTATTGACATTAAATGCGGTGAAAACGGACATTTAAGTAAATATGTTGTATTAATTGACCCTTTGGACGGTTCTTCCAATATTGACGTAAATGTTTCTGTGGGCACAATTTTCTCTATTTACAGAAGGGTTACCGAGCCAGGAACTCCGGTTCAACTGGAAGATTTCCTGCAAAAAGGAGTGAATCAGATTGCGGCAGGCTATGTAATTTACGGTTCTTCTACGATGATCGTCTACACGACAGGAAATGGTGTGAACGGATTCACATTAGACCCATCTTTAGGAACATATTATCTTTCTCATCCTAACATGAAATTTCCGAAAACAGGTAAAATTTATTCTATCAATGAAGGAAATTATATAAAATTCCCTCAGGGAGTAAAAAACTATCTTAAATATTGCCAGATGGAAGAAGGTGACAGACCATATACTTCAAGATATATTGGTTCGTTAGTCGCTGATTTTCATAGAAATATGTTGAAAGGAGGGATTTATATTTATCCATCTTATTCACAGGCTCCAAACGGGAAATTAAGATTATTATACGAATGTAACCCAATGGCTTTCTTGGCTGAACAAGCGGGAGGAAAGGCTACAGACGGGTTCAGAAGGATTCTGGAAGTGGAACCGACAGAACTTCATCAAAGAATTCCGTTTTTTTGTGGAAGCGTCGATATGGTGGAAAAAGCAGAAGAATTTATGCGAATCGATAGTGTAAAATAA